Proteins from one Clostridia bacterium genomic window:
- a CDS encoding MarR family transcriptional regulator: MNSRKLGLEIHIADLLIKRAGDRTKEIRNEKQLTGTHGYILGYLAKHQDAPVYQKDIEQHFGIRRSSASNVLTLMEKNGLVERHSVKEDARLKRIVMTEKGEALHRDTVSAFERIAAQAVEGVDEKDLEVFYNVLNAIQRNLGGEDEDK, translated from the coding sequence ATGAACAGTCGCAAATTGGGTTTGGAAATACATATAGCCGACCTCTTGATCAAACGCGCGGGCGACCGCACCAAGGAGATTCGCAACGAAAAGCAGTTGACGGGTACGCACGGCTATATATTGGGCTACCTCGCCAAGCACCAAGACGCGCCCGTATACCAAAAGGATATCGAACAGCACTTCGGCATACGCCGCTCGTCCGCCTCCAACGTGTTGACGCTGATGGAAAAGAACGGCCTCGTGGAACGCCACTCGGTCAAAGAAGACGCCAGACTCAAACGCATCGTCATGACCGAAAAAGGCGAAGCCTTGCACCGTGACACCGTATCCGCGTTCGAACGAATAGCCGCGCAGGCCGTCGAGGGCGTGGACGAAAAAGACCTCGAAGTATTCTACAACGTACTCAACGCCATTCAACGCAATCTGGGCGGCGAGGACGAAGACAAATAG